One Brevibacillus choshinensis genomic window carries:
- a CDS encoding MarR family winged helix-turn-helix transcriptional regulator, with protein MNELGQRMGSGTSESHGQYISAIYRHMQVLISAELAPFRIGSGQYIFLMAISFQQPITQKALSEKLLIDKTTTAKAIAKLEAEGYVRREADPADNRYHLLYLTDSGREVVPKVHEALGRVKSKTRKGITDEEYDMLLGLLKTVLRNLVDPEETESH; from the coding sequence TTGAATGAGCTTGGGCAGCGAATGGGAAGCGGAACGTCGGAATCACACGGTCAATACATCTCGGCTATTTATCGTCACATGCAGGTATTGATTTCAGCTGAGCTGGCACCATTTCGAATAGGAAGCGGACAGTACATTTTTTTGATGGCGATTTCTTTTCAGCAGCCAATCACGCAGAAGGCGCTGAGCGAGAAGCTGCTCATCGACAAGACGACTACCGCCAAAGCGATTGCCAAGCTGGAAGCGGAAGGCTATGTCCGAAGAGAAGCCGATCCCGCCGACAATCGCTATCATTTGCTTTATTTGACTGATTCGGGCCGCGAGGTGGTGCCAAAGGTACACGAAGCGTTGGGCCGCGTCAAGAGCAAAACGAGAAAAGGCATTACTGATGAGGAATACGACATGCTGCTGGGCCTGCTGAAAACCGTGCTTCGAAATCTGGTCGACCCAGAGGAGACGGAGAGCCATTGA
- a CDS encoding VOC family protein, translating to MIANALIAVENCKDEIRYYQSVLGGEIQILRKQGEEVLNADLHVEGATIKFSDTQSAKPVLKGDYVRVFLRIETEETFRRIFGEFAAGGTINADVYEAPFDGLLGIVTDRNGVCWVLSYYRT from the coding sequence ATGATTGCAAATGCGTTGATCGCGGTGGAGAACTGCAAAGACGAAATCCGGTACTATCAAAGCGTTTTAGGTGGCGAAATCCAAATTTTGCGCAAGCAGGGAGAAGAAGTGTTGAACGCGGATTTGCATGTAGAAGGGGCAACTATCAAGTTTTCCGATACGCAATCCGCAAAGCCGGTGCTGAAAGGCGATTACGTGCGAGTCTTCCTGCGAATCGAGACCGAGGAAACGTTTCGACGGATCTTCGGAGAATTTGCGGCAGGTGGAACGATCAATGCGGATGTGTACGAAGCTCCGTTTGACGGATTGCTGGGAATCGTCACTGACCGAAATGGCGTGTGCTGGGTACTGTCGTATTATCGAACGTGA
- a CDS encoding DUF2269 family protein produces MFRLLLVLHILSAIAFMGYAFFIPAIRRSAKTASQLRFVFDITGKLSWLPKIGGAALIATGIGLMIITGMGLSHMWLNVSILLSLLLVVAIGAFIEPRLIKVAKLVAASRGDEVPAEFSHAMKKIAPLESAVQLLMIAVIVLMVIKPF; encoded by the coding sequence ATGTTCCGATTGCTGCTCGTATTGCATATACTCTCGGCGATTGCTTTCATGGGCTACGCTTTCTTCATCCCTGCCATTCGCAGGTCCGCCAAAACCGCCAGTCAGCTTCGGTTTGTCTTCGATATCACGGGCAAGCTTTCCTGGCTGCCTAAAATCGGCGGAGCTGCTCTGATTGCGACCGGGATTGGGCTCATGATCATAACCGGCATGGGACTGTCCCACATGTGGCTGAATGTCTCTATCCTGTTGTCGCTGCTCCTGGTGGTCGCGATTGGCGCATTCATCGAGCCTCGTTTGATAAAAGTCGCGAAGCTCGTGGCGGCAAGCCGTGGGGATGAGGTTCCTGCCGAGTTCTCCCACGCGATGAAAAAGATCGCGCCCTTAGAGTCGGCAGTGCAGCTTCTGATGATTGCCGTTATCGTGCTAATGGTCATCAAGCCGTTTTAA
- a CDS encoding NAD(P)-dependent oxidoreductase, translating to MKIIVFGATGNTGRRVLAQGVNRGYEMTAFVRNPEKLYEQQGEQIAGQVKVIAKDITDQESVCEALSQQNAAIIAAGHAALGEEFVRIVDNIVSQCENNSRFSGRVWVMGGAGLLDIPYTDLIGNHLPGFPPMYQTHNRNLDRLRQTKLDWSVMCPGTMVESSDLPSSVRLHVSTDILPVPVPKSIKDFSEAEVAGHLFSRLKELDVAYEDVANCMLNHLELAGPFKGKRVGLAYQSELPVS from the coding sequence ATGAAGATTATTGTTTTCGGAGCAACGGGAAATACGGGAAGAAGGGTACTGGCCCAAGGTGTTAATAGGGGGTATGAAATGACCGCCTTCGTGCGCAATCCCGAGAAGCTTTATGAGCAGCAAGGCGAGCAGATCGCGGGGCAAGTGAAGGTGATCGCGAAGGACATCACGGATCAGGAAAGCGTCTGCGAAGCGCTCTCGCAGCAAAACGCCGCGATTATCGCAGCCGGTCATGCCGCCCTGGGAGAAGAGTTTGTTCGCATCGTCGATAACATCGTCAGCCAGTGTGAAAATAATTCTCGGTTTTCCGGACGGGTATGGGTAATGGGAGGTGCCGGGCTGCTCGACATTCCTTATACCGATCTGATCGGCAATCATTTGCCCGGGTTCCCGCCCATGTACCAAACGCACAACCGGAATCTGGACCGGCTGCGGCAGACCAAGCTCGATTGGTCCGTCATGTGTCCGGGAACGATGGTCGAATCGTCCGATCTTCCGTCGTCCGTTCGTTTGCATGTGAGCACAGACATTTTGCCCGTGCCTGTTCCAAAGAGCATCAAGGACTTCTCTGAAGCCGAAGTTGCCGGCCACCTGTTCAGCCGGTTGAAGGAGCTGGATGTCGCTTACGAGGACGTAGCGAATTGTATGCTGAACCACCTCGAGCTTGCAGGGCCGTTTAAAGGCAAAAGAGTCGGTCTCGCTTACCAAAGCGAGCTGCCGGTAAGCTGA